From the Cystobacter ferrugineus genome, the window AGATCCTTGAACACCGGAGAGGCAGCGCGCAGGAACGTTTCTCCCTTTTCCGCCCATGTTCCCCCATTGGAACCCAGCCGGATCTGCCGCAGGTAGAAGGGCACCAGTTCGTGGCTCTCGACGTTGAGCACGTGCATCTGCCAGGACGCCCAGAAGTCTTCCTGGTGCCGCCGCACGAAGTTGCGCGCCAGCCGCTCCATGAGTTCCGCACCGGGTGATGCGGGATTGTTCGACAGCAGCGCGTAGACGCGCGCCACGGGCTGGTGGCGTTGGGCCCTCTTCACGCGCTCCAGCAACAACCCACGCAGCCGGGGATCGGCCAGACTCAAACCGACCATCAATACGGTCTTCTTCTCTTCCGTGAAGAGATCGTCGAGCTTGCGGCTCGCCCAGTCGCCCCGCGCCTCGTGGTAGTCCTTCTCCGAGAGGACCACCGTGCCCGACGGTGTCTTCCCTGGAGCCGGGGGAAGGTAGCCGTGAAGGTGCACGACGTGTGGCTCCGCGGGCCGCTCCCCGGTCACGATGACCTCGGGCGCCTTTCCCAGCAGGCGCTCCGCCGCGCGCTCCAGCAGATCATCGAAGTTGAAGGTATAGAGGCCGTGCAGTCGCCTCCCGGGTGTGTCCATCGAGGCGGTCAGGATGGCGGCCAGTTCCAGGTGGATGCTGCTCACGTCCTTGGGGACGCCCCGGTACAGCGCGCCGCGGAGCATGTCGAGGTAACGCTCCGCGGGCAGCTTGTCGCGAACGACATCCACCACGGCTTCCCGGCCGAAGTTGTCCACGAAGATCCGGGCGGCCACGTCCAGATCGTCAGGTTGGAACTCGAGGTCGCTGTGCTCCTGGGCCAGGAAGGAACTCAACAGCCGGCGGTTCAACTCGTTCCAGGACGGCAATCCCGACGCGATGGACGCGCCCGCGCCCACGAGGAACTCCAAGGAGCCCTCCTGGAAGCTCCGCTGGAGGTTGGCAACGAAATCACCCGCCGACAGCCTGCTCGTGCTCATGGAGCCCCTCTCTCCCCGTACCCGCCGTTGTTCCCCACACGCACGACCTTACGAACAGGGTCTGACACATCTACCGGAAAAGTCACGAAGGAAGGTGCGCCGCGTCATCGACGCCTCGTGCTCCCACGGCAGGGGAGCGGGCAGCCGCCCGCCGTTCATTCAGGTACAATCACTTCCCCTGGCCCGTACGAGTGGGCTTCAACCACTTGTTCACAGTGGGGTCGGATCTTCCGTGCGCGACGCTCCGGCCGTACCCACGGACAACAGACGGTGGGCGGGCACCGCCCCACCTTGGAGCCGATATGACCCCGGAGAGAGAACTCACGCTGATGTTGGCGCCGGCCTCCGTGGCCACGGCGTCGGGTGAACCCCGATTCGGCACCTACCATGGCGAGCTGCCCGAGGTGGATCTGCAGAAGCTCTCCGGCCGGTGGGCCCCGTCGGCGGCGAAGGATCGCCTGCTCAAGCGCAAGCGCTGGCACTACACCCTGGCGGCCACGCGCGAGGTGCTGGCGCTCTTCGCGGTGGTGGACGTGGGCTACTCGGCCAATGCCTTCGCGGTGGCGATGGACTTGAAGGAGCGGCGGGTGCTCTGCGACGTGAGCTTCCTGGGCGCACCGGGTCCGCTGGCCGAGGTGGGCAACCGGCCCGGAGCGGGACTGTCCGTGTCGTTCCGCACGCTGGGCGGACGGATGACGGCGCAGCGCGGCGCGGAGGACGAGCGCTATCGGCTGCGCGTGGACGTGAGCCGCTTGCGCACCGGCAGCCTCCAGACCTTCCAGTGGGATGGGAGCCTGTTGGTGGCCGGGGGAGCTCCGGCGCTGTCGGTGATTGCTCCGGTGGAAGGGGACGGCTTCGTCAACGTCACCCAGAAGCGCAGCGGGATGCTGGCCTTCGGCACGCTCGAGGCGGGGGGCAAGCGCTTCCAGCTCGACGGGGGCGTGGGGGGCACGGACTACACCCAGGGCTATCTCGCGCGGCACACCGCGTGGCGCTGGGCCTTCGTGGCGGGACGGCTCGCGGATGGCACCCCCGTGGGCCTCAACCTCGTCGAGGGCTTCAACGTGAGCTCCCACACCAACGAGAACGCCTTGTGGCTGGGCAACCGGCTCATCCCCCTGGGCCGCGCGAGCTTCGAGTACGACCGTCAGGAGTTGATGAAGCCGTGGCGGTTGCGCACGGACGACGGGGTGGTGGACCTGAGCTTCCAACCCCTGCACGTCCACCGCGAGGACCATGACTTCAAGGTGGTGGTGAGCCACTTCGCCCAGCCCCTGGGGCTCTTCGAGGGCACGGTGCGCGTGGACGGTCACACGCATGTGCTGTCCGCGGTGCCCGGCGTCACCGAGGACCAGGACATGCTCTGGTGAACAGCCCCGGCGGGGGCGGGTGGCTGCGGTGGGAGTGGGACTGGCCTATGCTCGGGCCGCGCTCGGGGGCTCCATGCGTTGCTCGAAATGTGGTCATGTCATTGACGACGAGTCGTTGGACTACTGCGCCGAGTGTGGCGAGCCCCTGAGCATTCAGGCGGACGAGGACGACGAGCGGACCGAGGTCTCCCAATCGCGGTACGCCGCCGAGGACGAGGCGACCGCCGTCACCGACACCGAGGACGACAATCCGGATGGCTCCGCGCCGGATTATGAGGAGAGGTCCCGGCCCGCTCCCGCGGACTCCTGGGGGGACCGGCTGTCCCAGGCCGCGGGCGCGCTGTTCGTCGCCGTGACGCAGGTGGGCGGCACGTTCCAGGGGCTGCTGGATGATCCCCGCTTCCGGGCGCACCTGCCGGGCGGCTCACTGACGTTGGTGGGCGTGGGGCTCATGGGGCTGGGAGTGGTGCTCTCGGTGGCGCCGCCCATTCCGGGCATCGGGCTGATGGACTCGGGGGTGGTGCTCCTGTGGGGAGCGCTCGCGGCGGTGAACGAGTGGCGCCAGGTGCACGAGGCGCCCGAGTACCAGGGCCGTCCCGTGCCGCCCCTGCCGCCGGCGCTCGCGAACCTGCCCCGGGAGACGGAGCATCCGGCGATTGGCCAGACGTTCGCGCTGCTCATCTGCACGTATGCCCTGTTGATGCTGGGCTACGGGCCCATCTCGTGGGTGTGGATGCTCGCCGGGGGGCTGCTCGGCTATGACCAGGGCCGGAGGTACTTCGTCCCGCCCGAGGAGGGCCCGCCCGAGGATGAACCGAGGTCCGCGTTGCACCAGTGGGTGGTGGCGGGCGTGGTGCTCTGCAGCTTCTCGCTCCTGCTGCCGTGGACGCGGGGGGACACGTGGTTGTCGGGCCTGCCGGGAGGAGAGCTGCCGCTGGCGGCGCTCACCCAGTTCATGTTGTTGCTTCTCGCGTGCTCCGCCGTGAAGCACCGGGGGCTCGGGGGCATGCACCCGCTCTTCCTCACCCTCATGACCGTGTGGCTCATGCTGTGGTTCTTCTTGATGAAGAACTCCCACAGCCCGGGACCGTGGCTCTTCCTGTTGGGCGTGCTGACGATCGTCATCGTCGTCGCGCGCCACCTCGTTCCGCAACGCACCCCGGAGGCGAAGGAGTCGGCCTCGGACTTCGACCTCCAGGGCTGAGCCTCACCTCATGGCGTGGAGAACAGCTTCCGCAGCCACGTGAGGAAGCGCTGGGCCAGTGCGTGGTTGGCGTCCAGGTAGCGCCTGGTCACCGCCAGTCCGAGGGGTGTTCCGGGTTCCTGCTGCCAGGCCAACCATGTGTGGATGAGCGCCTTGGAGTGGTGGACCTCCTGGAATCGGCGCTCGGCGGCCGGAATCCCGTCGACGGATGCCCGCGCACGAGGGAGCAGGGGATCGCCATGATGGACGAGGTGTTGGATGAAGTCCTCCAACATTCCGGACAGCCGGTTGTCGGGCATGACCCAGATGCCGAAGCGGGGTAGGCGGCCTTGCGCCGCGAGGATCGTTCCGTCTTCCGCTGGAGCGGCGGGAAGCCCCGCGTAACCGCTTCTCGCCAGCACGTCGCACACCGAGTGCCACCGGTCCGCGAGATTCGTGTCGGCGTCGATGACGGTCCCGAGGGTGCGCAACGCCGGGACCCTGAGACGGACACTCAAATCGTCCCGGAGACGCTCGTATCCATCCTTCGCTTCCACCGTGAACAGGCTCTGGTTGTCCAGTTGGTGGTGGTTGCACAACTGGTAGACGACCTCGCGATCGTCCTTCCCCTCGACCAACAGGACATGCTCTCGGGGCGGAGGCATCAGCGAACCTCGATGGATTCGCGGGTGATGATCTCGAGATCCCGCTCGTTGAAGACGGTGCCTTTGACCTCGCCTTCCTGGCGCGCGAGGCTGATGAGCGCACCGTTCGATGGGTGGGCGCTCGCGGCGCGCTGGAAGGACTCGATGCAGTCCCAGCTGTGGGTGGTGGCGAAGACCTGGACGTTGAGCTGGCTGGCGGTCTCGAAGATGAGCCGCCAGAGTTGTTCCTGGGCGCTGTAGTGCACGCCGTTTTCCAGTTCGTCCACGAGTAAGAGTCCGTCTTTCGAATTGGCGAGTCCGAGTGCCAGTTCGAACACGCGGTTCATTCCGTCACCCATGCTTCGCAAGGGTTCCGGGTCGCGAATGCCTGTTCTGCGGACCAATGGGACTCGACCTTGAGCCGACGTCTTGGGTCCTTCGGCGAGAGATACACGCTCGACCTCTGGAGCGATAATCTGGAGAGAACGCAGGACATCTTGCTCTTGATCAGTGAGAACAATACTGTCCCACAACCAATCCAGTTGCTTGCCCGATGTACCAAGGGATGAAATGAAATGGCAAGAGAATGGTCGTTCCGATGAACGAGAGTCTGTGAGTAGGAATTCGAGATTGGATTGATTACCGATGGTATAGGTGATTTCGTTTGTTTGGATCGAAATGGAGCGTGTCTTCTTCCCTGGTTGGTTCTGTAGATTTATCGAAATTGCATTTTTTATGCTGGATGGTGTGGCTATGCGACAAGTCACAGCGGCGCCATTGCTGGTGGATGGATTCGCGTGTGAATGAAAGGCGCGGTAGAGATCCACGACTGGGCCATGCTCGTCTTGAAGGAGCGGCCTTTGGAACTCCTGCCGTGCTTTTAGCAGATTAACGAGTTCGTAGAGCACTGCTGGTCCCGACGCATACAACGCGATGGCCTCCAGGAGCGTGCTCTTGCCCACGTTGTTCTTGCCGACGATCAGGTTGACGCGGCCGAGGTTGTCCAGCCGCAGGTCCTTGAAGGCCCTGAAGCCTTGGATGTGCAGGGACGGCAGCGGATAGGTACTCCCGCCAGGCTGCGTCGATGTGGATTCTGAGTTCACGGACCGTTCCGCACGAAAGAGAAGAGCGCCCCGTGAAGCCGGGGCCTCACGGGACGCTCGGGGATACATCAGGGAAAACAGCCTGTCACTTCTGCTTCTGGAGCCAGGCGCGCACTTCGGGCAGGGCGCGCTCGCGCAGCATCACGTCCTGCTCCAGCTTCTCCAGCGTCTGGCTCATGGCCTGCTTGGCCTCCTCCACCGGGTGCGCCGTCAGCAGCTTGCGCACCTCGTCGAGCTGCTTGCGCTCGCGCAGCGCACCCAGTGACTCCACCACCCGCCGCAGCAGCATGGGCGCCGCGCCCGTGCGCGCCAGCACGTCCTTCCAGCGCTTCTGCTTCTCCGCCCACCACGCGTCGCGGCCCGTGCGGTTGCCCATCAGCCCCGTGAGGAACGTCGCCACGTCCTGCATCTTCACCTTCTCGGTGAAGAAGAGCTTCTGCGCGGCGTCCGCCAGTCGCGGATCCTCGAAGGCGGTGATGGCCAGCAGGTAGCGCCGCTGCGTCGCCGGATCCGGCTCCACCGGCATCTTCTCCAGCAGCTTCTCGTACAGCGCCTTGTCGCCCTCGCGCGCCACCATGCTCACCGCCACGTCGAGCAGGTTGGGCTCCAGCGCGCTCGTGTCCCCGTTGAGTGCCCGCTCCACCCGGGGCCGCGCCTCGGCCAGCGCCTTGCGGCTGCGCGCCACGCCGCCAATGGCCCGCACCAGCGCCGCGCGCCGCAGCTTCACCCGGTCCGTCTCCCCCGGCGCCGGATCCCACCCGAGCTTCTCGAGCCCCGCGCCCAGCAGCTTCTCCACCCACTGGCGGAAGCGCTCCTGGTCCTCGCCGTCCACCAGCCGGTTCTCCACGTACGCGAGCCGGCCCACCAGCTCGTCCAGCACCGCGTCGTCCTCCTCGTGGCCGAAGCGGCCCGCCAGGTCCAGGAACGCCTCCAGCGTCGCCTGGCCGCTGCGCGCCAGCGCCCACTGGTCCGCGAGCAACGAGATGCGCTCGCTGGGCTCCAGCGCGTCCACGCTCGCCGACAGATGCTCCAGCGTTCGCGCGTCGTACTGCACCCGGTAGAAGCCCGTGGAGCTCGCGTTGGCGACGAGCCACTTCACCTCGCCCGTGCCCTCCAGCTTCACCTCCGCGTGCGACTCGCGCAGCAGCACCCGCTGCTCGCGCACCCCGCCCGCGTCCGCGTAGCGCAGCACCATGGGCACCGGCCAGCGCTCGTTGCTCTTCACCCCCGGCTCCGAGTAGTAGCGCTGCTGGGTGAGCTTCACCGTGCGGCCCTCCAGCGACACGCTCACCAGCGGGTAGCCGTTCTGGCCGATCCACGCGTTGGCCAGCTCCAGCACCGGCTGCGACGACGCGTTGGCGAGCGCCCGCCACAGGTCATCCGCCACCGCGTTGGCGCGCGCGTGCTTGCGCATGTACTGGCGCATGCCCTCGCGGAAGGCGTCCTCGCCGAGGAAGCCCTCGATCATCCGCAGCACCGCGCCGCCCTTCTCGTAGGTGATGAGGTCGAAGCTCTCACCGGCCTCGTGCGCGTTGCGCACCTCGCCGCGGATGGGGTGCGTGGAGCGCAGCGCGTCCAGGTGCAGCGCCGCCGCCTTGCCCGCGTCGAAGTCCAGCCACACCCGCCACTCGGGCTTCCACTGGTCGACGATCTTGTACGCCATCCACGTGGCGAAGGCCTCGTTGAGCCAGAGGTCGTCCCACCACACCATCG encodes:
- a CDS encoding M1 family metallopeptidase translates to MAHLTEDKNFRLPLSVRPRRYAPTLTLDLEARAFTGVQTIELELEKPTDEIILHAIALKMGEVLYRTQDGRICVCNNVRVVPESETVVLRFPEELPAGAGALDVTWTGRFTEGLRGLYMAGKVAATQFEAADARRLFPCFDEPAFKARWALTVQVPAGLTALSNGRLEREESDGHMRKLYFQETEVLSSYLVALVVGPLVGTVEETVEGIPVRTWALPEKAHLTRFGQDAALAALPRLQAYFGLPYAFGKVDQVGIPDFEAGAMENAGLITYREIALLLDPATAPLSVQKRVAEVVTHELAHQWFGNWVTMVWWDDLWLNEAFATWMAYKIVDQWKPEWRVWLDFDAGKAAALHLDALRSTHPIRGEVRNAHEAGESFDLITYEKGGAVLRMIEGFLGEDAFREGMRQYMRKHARANAVADDLWRALANASSQPVLELANAWIGQNGYPLVSVSLEGRTVKLTQQRYYSEPGVKSNERWPVPMVLRYADAGGVREQRVLLRESHAEVKLEGTGEVKWLVANASSTGFYRVQYDARTLEHLSASVDALEPSERISLLADQWALARSGQATLEAFLDLAGRFGHEEDDAVLDELVGRLAYVENRLVDGEDQERFRQWVEKLLGAGLEKLGWDPAPGETDRVKLRRAALVRAIGGVARSRKALAEARPRVERALNGDTSALEPNLLDVAVSMVAREGDKALYEKLLEKMPVEPDPATQRRYLLAITAFEDPRLADAAQKLFFTEKVKMQDVATFLTGLMGNRTGRDAWWAEKQKRWKDVLARTGAAPMLLRRVVESLGALRERKQLDEVRKLLTAHPVEEAKQAMSQTLEKLEQDVMLRERALPEVRAWLQKQK
- a CDS encoding AAA family ATPase is translated as MNSESTSTQPGGSTYPLPSLHIQGFRAFKDLRLDNLGRVNLIVGKNNVGKSTLLEAIALYASGPAVLYELVNLLKARQEFQRPLLQDEHGPVVDLYRAFHSHANPSTSNGAAVTCRIATPSSIKNAISINLQNQPGKKTRSISIQTNEITYTIGNQSNLEFLLTDSRSSERPFSCHFISSLGTSGKQLDWLWDSIVLTDQEQDVLRSLQIIAPEVERVSLAEGPKTSAQGRVPLVRRTGIRDPEPLRSMGDGMNRVFELALGLANSKDGLLLVDELENGVHYSAQEQLWRLIFETASQLNVQVFATTHSWDCIESFQRAASAHPSNGALISLARQEGEVKGTVFNERDLEIITRESIEVR
- a CDS encoding DUF3226 domain-containing protein — protein: MPPPREHVLLVEGKDDREVVYQLCNHHQLDNQSLFTVEAKDGYERLRDDLSVRLRVPALRTLGTVIDADTNLADRWHSVCDVLARSGYAGLPAAPAEDGTILAAQGRLPRFGIWVMPDNRLSGMLEDFIQHLVHHGDPLLPRARASVDGIPAAERRFQEVHHSKALIHTWLAWQQEPGTPLGLAVTRRYLDANHALAQRFLTWLRKLFSTP
- a CDS encoding zinc ribbon domain-containing protein gives rise to the protein MRCSKCGHVIDDESLDYCAECGEPLSIQADEDDERTEVSQSRYAAEDEATAVTDTEDDNPDGSAPDYEERSRPAPADSWGDRLSQAAGALFVAVTQVGGTFQGLLDDPRFRAHLPGGSLTLVGVGLMGLGVVLSVAPPIPGIGLMDSGVVLLWGALAAVNEWRQVHEAPEYQGRPVPPLPPALANLPRETEHPAIGQTFALLICTYALLMLGYGPISWVWMLAGGLLGYDQGRRYFVPPEEGPPEDEPRSALHQWVVAGVVLCSFSLLLPWTRGDTWLSGLPGGELPLAALTQFMLLLLACSAVKHRGLGGMHPLFLTLMTVWLMLWFFLMKNSHSPGPWLFLLGVLTIVIVVARHLVPQRTPEAKESASDFDLQG
- a CDS encoding DUF2804 domain-containing protein, which gives rise to MTPERELTLMLAPASVATASGEPRFGTYHGELPEVDLQKLSGRWAPSAAKDRLLKRKRWHYTLAATREVLALFAVVDVGYSANAFAVAMDLKERRVLCDVSFLGAPGPLAEVGNRPGAGLSVSFRTLGGRMTAQRGAEDERYRLRVDVSRLRTGSLQTFQWDGSLLVAGGAPALSVIAPVEGDGFVNVTQKRSGMLAFGTLEAGGKRFQLDGGVGGTDYTQGYLARHTAWRWAFVAGRLADGTPVGLNLVEGFNVSSHTNENALWLGNRLIPLGRASFEYDRQELMKPWRLRTDDGVVDLSFQPLHVHREDHDFKVVVSHFAQPLGLFEGTVRVDGHTHVLSAVPGVTEDQDMLW
- a CDS encoding SIR2 family protein, with the translated sequence MSTSRLSAGDFVANLQRSFQEGSLEFLVGAGASIASGLPSWNELNRRLLSSFLAQEHSDLEFQPDDLDVAARIFVDNFGREAVVDVVRDKLPAERYLDMLRGALYRGVPKDVSSIHLELAAILTASMDTPGRRLHGLYTFNFDDLLERAAERLLGKAPEVIVTGERPAEPHVVHLHGYLPPAPGKTPSGTVVLSEKDYHEARGDWASRKLDDLFTEEKKTVLMVGLSLADPRLRGLLLERVKRAQRHQPVARVYALLSNNPASPGAELMERLARNFVRRHQEDFWASWQMHVLNVESHELVPFYLRQIRLGSNGGTWAEKGETFLRAASPVFKDLYREEVQRSAISVLKGMHSFLKRRFAVLQEEELHIGGFIPAAGALIQLGFRYRGGDGAGDIIDEPYARTRQLSVASMEKAQGASGLAFLRGATLEVSRDPRLHANFTASMLASWTHEQLFSSMICVPIYDSFNWVPIGVVYLTSNRLKPFWAGLDTQDYDQLETLLRNTFTEVLKYAPI